Proteins from one Bifidobacterium sp. ESL0732 genomic window:
- the hisI gene encoding phosphoribosyl-AMP cyclohydrolase, translating to MNNDDITYDNSKTLDPRLAARMKRDDKGLVAAVIQQYDSKQVLMVGYMNDEALRRTLTTGRVTFWSRSRQEYWRKGDTSGHVQYVKSLSFDCDGDALLVEVDQVGAACHTGARSCFDEGGEVPVVVGERKPEDAAYDVCR from the coding sequence TTGAACAACGACGATATCACTTACGACAACAGCAAAACGTTGGATCCGCGACTTGCGGCACGCATGAAGCGAGACGATAAAGGCCTTGTGGCGGCGGTCATCCAGCAGTACGACTCCAAGCAGGTACTGATGGTCGGCTACATGAACGACGAAGCGCTGCGTCGCACATTGACCACCGGCCGCGTGACTTTCTGGTCTCGTTCACGTCAGGAATATTGGCGCAAAGGCGACACCTCAGGGCATGTCCAGTATGTTAAAAGCCTCTCGTTCGATTGTGATGGCGACGCGCTGCTCGTTGAAGTCGATCAGGTGGGTGCGGCTTGCCATACGGGGGCACGTTCCTGCTTCGACGAAGGTGGGGAAGTCCCCGTCGTCGTCGGCGAGCGGAAGCCTGAAGACGCTGCCTACGACGTTTGCCGTTGA
- the hisF gene encoding imidazole glycerol phosphate synthase subunit HisF: MSLAVRVIPCLDVDDGRVVKGVHFENLRDAGDPVELAGRYYDEGADELTFLDVTASSSHRQTMMDVVTRTAGQIFIPLTVGGGVRTVSDVDALLRSGADKVSVNTAAINNPELISQVAERFGNQVLVLSVDARREKGEQHTKSGFEVTTMGGRHSTGIDALWWAQRAQELGVGEILLNSMDADGTGDGFDIEMLKAMRKVVSIPLIASGGAGKLEDFPPAVEAGADAVLAASVFHYGKMTIAQVKQTMKEHGITVREPATVR; this comes from the coding sequence ATGTCATTGGCAGTACGAGTGATTCCCTGTCTGGACGTGGACGACGGGCGCGTGGTCAAAGGCGTGCATTTCGAGAACCTGCGCGATGCCGGTGACCCGGTCGAACTTGCCGGACGCTATTACGACGAGGGCGCCGATGAGCTGACATTCCTTGATGTCACCGCTTCCAGTAGTCATCGGCAGACCATGATGGATGTGGTCACGCGCACAGCGGGCCAGATTTTTATTCCTCTGACCGTCGGCGGGGGAGTCCGCACGGTCAGTGACGTCGATGCCTTGTTGCGCAGCGGTGCCGATAAGGTCAGTGTCAACACGGCAGCCATCAATAATCCTGAACTCATCAGCCAAGTCGCCGAACGTTTCGGCAACCAAGTTCTGGTGCTTTCCGTGGACGCAAGACGTGAAAAAGGGGAGCAGCACACCAAGTCTGGCTTCGAAGTCACTACGATGGGTGGGCGACACTCCACCGGCATCGACGCTCTGTGGTGGGCGCAGCGGGCCCAAGAACTCGGTGTCGGCGAGATTCTACTGAATTCGATGGATGCTGACGGAACGGGAGATGGCTTTGACATCGAGATGCTTAAGGCCATGCGCAAGGTAGTCAGTATCCCACTGATTGCCAGCGGCGGCGCGGGCAAGCTCGAGGATTTTCCGCCGGCTGTCGAGGCCGGCGCGGATGCGGTACTTGCAGCTTCCGTGTTCCACTATGGCAAGATGACCATCGCCCAAGTCAAGCAGACGATGAAGGAACACGGCATCACAGTGCGAGAGCCAGCGACGGTTCGATAA
- the rlmN gene encoding 23S rRNA (adenine(2503)-C(2))-methyltransferase RlmN codes for MNDIEKDDSGLSESARTSSPSTESVESGVTAGGERGAFRDVLAKNHARRGKPPLHFADMTEEQRIETAKKLGMPKFRVKQLGNHYFEHFNSDVSTFTDFPAAKREQAQQAFFPTLITEVTHQVADNGTTIKTLWELFDGSHIESVLMRYPNRATLCISSQVGCGMGCPFCATGGLGLTRNLSTAEILEQVRIAAKAMANGQVAGGPGRLSNVVFMGEGEPMGNYKSVLFAVRQISAMPPQGFGISARNITVSTVGVVPGIKKLTNEGIPVRLAVSLHAPNDTLRDELVPMNRRFNSEQVLDVAHDYYLASHRRVSIEYALMRGINDQAEHARQLAHRLNHYGDNWVHVNPIPLNPIEGSKWTASKPEDEQRFLDILHSAGITATLRDTRGSDIDGACGQLAAKNTRA; via the coding sequence ATGAATGATATTGAAAAAGACGATTCAGGACTTTCCGAATCAGCACGTACTTCTTCTCCCTCTACCGAATCCGTCGAATCCGGCGTAACCGCCGGGGGAGAGAGGGGAGCTTTTCGTGATGTGCTGGCCAAGAACCATGCACGCCGTGGAAAGCCGCCGCTGCATTTCGCTGATATGACCGAAGAACAGCGCATCGAAACGGCAAAAAAGCTCGGCATGCCAAAATTCAGGGTCAAGCAGCTGGGTAACCATTATTTCGAACATTTCAACAGCGACGTCTCTACATTTACTGATTTTCCCGCTGCCAAACGTGAGCAGGCGCAGCAGGCGTTCTTCCCGACGTTGATCACTGAAGTCACCCATCAAGTCGCCGACAACGGCACCACCATCAAAACGTTATGGGAGCTTTTCGATGGTTCACATATCGAATCCGTGCTCATGCGCTATCCGAACCGCGCCACACTGTGCATCTCCAGCCAGGTTGGCTGCGGCATGGGCTGCCCGTTTTGTGCCACAGGTGGGCTTGGCTTGACGCGTAACCTTTCCACAGCCGAAATCCTCGAGCAGGTGCGCATCGCTGCCAAGGCGATGGCCAACGGACAAGTCGCCGGTGGCCCGGGCCGTCTGAGCAACGTCGTGTTCATGGGCGAAGGCGAGCCTATGGGCAATTACAAGTCCGTGCTTTTCGCCGTTCGGCAGATCAGCGCCATGCCACCTCAAGGCTTCGGCATTTCTGCACGCAACATCACTGTTTCCACCGTCGGCGTGGTTCCCGGCATCAAGAAACTGACGAACGAAGGCATTCCGGTGCGTCTTGCCGTTTCGCTTCACGCACCGAACGACACGCTTCGTGATGAACTGGTGCCGATGAACCGGCGTTTCAATTCCGAGCAGGTGCTCGATGTGGCACACGATTATTACTTGGCTAGCCATCGCCGTGTCAGCATCGAATACGCGCTCATGCGTGGCATCAACGATCAGGCCGAGCATGCTCGTCAGCTGGCCCATCGGCTCAACCATTATGGCGACAACTGGGTACACGTCAATCCGATACCCCTCAATCCCATCGAAGGCTCGAAATGGACTGCTTCGAAGCCCGAGGATGAGCAACGCTTCCTTGATATCCTGCACAGTGCCGGTATCACAGCGACCTTACGTGATACCAGAGGTTCCGATATTGACGGAGCCTGTGGCCAGCTGGCGGCGAAAAACACTCGGGCATAG
- a CDS encoding phosphatidate cytidylyltransferase: protein MAMSDKQRHEAGDEVSAALNDINKKTGRNMPQAVATAVFLIALIVACLLIKIDLYILLIAVFLVLALRELHVSFATVHLYIPLIVLWLCCAGTLLSIYYVPNHILAAGVGIATSALAVAIAANVRHNVGKRLAGAIEGKLAAARDIEKASDSAAVNSRTGESSIDNVAVSVFLVLYILVLASCIILPETFNGHPVAHAIMLIFLPALSDTGGLFFGAFLGKHKLSPRISPKKSVEGLCGSILFAMVGAFVIFAITYPTLWMTHWWVPILTGVMVGVIGTFGDLCASMLKRDMGLKDMGHLLKGHGGVIDRVDSILLCAPFFTVLLWATGM from the coding sequence ATGGCAATGAGCGACAAACAACGGCATGAGGCGGGCGACGAAGTGAGCGCCGCTCTCAACGACATCAACAAGAAGACCGGGCGCAACATGCCCCAGGCCGTTGCAACAGCCGTGTTCCTCATCGCCCTCATCGTCGCCTGCCTTCTCATAAAAATTGACCTCTATATCCTGTTGATCGCCGTTTTCCTGGTGCTGGCTCTGCGCGAACTCCATGTCTCGTTCGCCACTGTTCATTTGTATATTCCGCTGATTGTGCTGTGGCTGTGCTGTGCAGGTACGCTTTTATCCATCTATTACGTGCCAAACCACATATTGGCTGCTGGCGTAGGCATCGCCACTTCCGCTTTGGCAGTGGCTATTGCCGCAAACGTCCGTCATAACGTGGGCAAACGGCTTGCCGGAGCAATCGAGGGCAAGCTTGCTGCCGCGCGGGACATCGAGAAAGCCTCCGATTCTGCGGCTGTCAACAGCAGAACTGGTGAAAGCAGCATCGACAACGTTGCGGTATCAGTATTTCTGGTGCTTTATATCCTCGTATTGGCTTCATGCATCATTCTTCCTGAGACGTTCAACGGCCATCCGGTGGCTCATGCCATCATGCTGATTTTTCTTCCAGCCCTTTCCGATACAGGTGGACTTTTCTTCGGTGCGTTCCTTGGCAAGCACAAGCTTTCACCGCGCATTTCGCCTAAGAAATCCGTCGAGGGCCTCTGCGGTTCGATTCTTTTCGCTATGGTCGGAGCCTTCGTGATTTTCGCGATTACTTATCCCACCCTTTGGATGACGCACTGGTGGGTGCCGATTCTCACCGGAGTGATGGTCGGCGTCATCGGCACTTTCGGCGATTTGTGTGCCTCGATGCTCAAGCGCGACATGGGCTTGAAAGACATGGGCCACCTCTTGAAGGGCCATGGCGGGGTTATCGACCGCGTCGATTCGATTCTGCTATGTGCGCCGTTCTTCACTGTGCTGCTTTGGGCGACGGGTATGTAG
- the frr gene encoding ribosome recycling factor — MANPVEQAKEQMKKSVEATKENFSGIRTGRANPALLNGLVVDYYGAPTPIKAVASIGVPEPRTLSITPFDGSQANAVEKAIRDSDLGGSTRRDGNVIHLTMPELTEDRRKEYVKLAKGKAEDGKVAVRNIRRKAKETIDKSVKDGDMGEDQGDRLQKDLDKVTKETTETIDQLLDAKEKEIMEV, encoded by the coding sequence ATGGCAAACCCTGTAGAACAAGCCAAGGAACAAATGAAGAAGTCCGTGGAGGCTACCAAGGAGAACTTCTCCGGCATCCGTACCGGTCGCGCTAACCCAGCACTCTTGAACGGCTTGGTTGTCGACTATTACGGCGCCCCAACACCGATCAAAGCCGTTGCCTCCATTGGCGTGCCCGAACCCCGCACGCTTTCCATCACCCCGTTTGACGGATCGCAGGCCAACGCGGTCGAAAAGGCCATCCGTGACTCCGATCTCGGCGGCAGCACCCGCCGCGACGGCAACGTCATTCACCTGACCATGCCGGAACTGACCGAGGACCGCCGCAAGGAATACGTCAAGCTGGCCAAGGGCAAGGCCGAGGACGGCAAGGTCGCAGTGCGCAATATCCGCCGCAAGGCCAAGGAAACCATCGACAAATCCGTCAAGGATGGCGACATGGGCGAGGATCAAGGCGACCGTCTGCAGAAAGACCTCGACAAAGTCACCAAAGAGACCACTGAAACCATTGACCAGCTCCTCGACGCCAAGGAAAAGGAAATCATGGAGGTCTGA
- the pyrH gene encoding UMP kinase: MTKDGKEDTARRVLLKLSGEAFGGGHIGIDTAVIRRIAQEIHTAVEQGVEVAIVVGGGNFFRGAELQQAGIERSRGDYMGMLGTVMNCLALQDFLEQEEQATRVQTAITMGQVAEPYIPLKAIRHLEKGRVVIFGAGAGMPYFSTDTVSIQRSLEIHCDAVLMGKNGVDGIYTADPRKDSGAKRFKTLSYQRALVDNLAVMDAAALSMARENDQHIRVFGLEEPGNVTKALIGEPIGTLVSNLESEITQ; this comes from the coding sequence ATGACTAAAGATGGCAAGGAAGATACAGCCAGACGAGTATTGCTGAAACTTTCGGGGGAGGCCTTTGGAGGTGGCCATATCGGCATCGATACAGCGGTTATCCGCCGCATCGCCCAGGAAATTCATACAGCCGTCGAGCAGGGTGTCGAAGTCGCTATCGTTGTCGGTGGCGGAAACTTCTTCCGAGGCGCTGAACTCCAGCAGGCCGGCATCGAGCGCAGCCGCGGTGACTATATGGGTATGCTCGGCACCGTCATGAACTGCCTCGCCTTGCAGGACTTTCTTGAACAGGAAGAACAGGCCACGCGCGTGCAAACCGCCATTACCATGGGCCAAGTCGCTGAACCTTATATTCCCTTGAAGGCCATCCGTCATCTCGAAAAAGGACGTGTGGTGATTTTCGGTGCTGGTGCAGGTATGCCATACTTCTCGACGGATACAGTCTCCATCCAACGTTCCTTGGAAATCCACTGCGATGCGGTTCTCATGGGCAAGAATGGTGTGGACGGTATCTACACTGCAGATCCGCGTAAGGACTCGGGCGCCAAGCGCTTCAAGACTTTGAGCTATCAGCGTGCACTGGTCGACAACCTTGCGGTCATGGATGCCGCTGCGCTTTCCATGGCCCGCGAAAACGACCAGCATATCCGTGTGTTCGGCTTGGAAGAGCCTGGCAATGTCACCAAGGCCCTCATAGGTGAACCGATCGGTACGCTTGTGTCCAATCTGGAATCAGAAATTACCCAATGA
- the tsf gene encoding translation elongation factor Ts, translating to MAAVTAALIKQVRDDTGAGMMDVKKALTEAEGDVARAKEIIRAKGIQAAGKREGRTAQEGTIASRAVDTANGQAGYAVELNSETDFVAKTPKFVAFADGVLDDAIKAGASTADEVLAAPSADGTVKESVEEAAALFGEHVKVGQVAKIEGPKVEIYAHKKSAEMPPSIVAIVATDEKGASVAHEAALQISAMGAKWLTREDVPEDVVASERRVATEKSQTEGKPEKIIPKIVEGRMNAFYKDNVLLEQEYVKDTSKSVGDLFKQAGGKLLAFARIEVGKGDEK from the coding sequence ATGGCAGCAGTTACAGCAGCTTTGATCAAGCAAGTGCGCGACGACACCGGAGCCGGCATGATGGACGTCAAAAAGGCGCTCACCGAAGCCGAAGGCGACGTGGCACGCGCCAAGGAAATCATCCGCGCCAAGGGCATCCAGGCCGCGGGCAAGCGTGAAGGCCGTACCGCCCAGGAAGGCACCATCGCCTCCCGTGCGGTCGATACCGCCAATGGCCAGGCCGGCTATGCCGTCGAACTCAATTCCGAAACTGACTTCGTGGCCAAGACCCCGAAATTCGTAGCTTTCGCCGATGGCGTGCTCGATGACGCCATCAAGGCCGGCGCATCCACCGCTGATGAGGTTCTCGCAGCTCCGTCCGCCGATGGCACCGTCAAGGAGAGCGTGGAAGAAGCCGCGGCGCTCTTCGGCGAGCACGTCAAGGTCGGTCAGGTAGCCAAGATCGAAGGCCCGAAGGTCGAGATTTACGCGCACAAGAAGTCCGCGGAGATGCCGCCGAGCATCGTCGCCATTGTCGCCACCGATGAAAAGGGTGCCTCTGTCGCCCACGAGGCGGCGTTGCAGATTTCTGCGATGGGCGCGAAGTGGCTCACCCGCGAGGATGTGCCGGAAGATGTGGTGGCCTCTGAGCGTCGAGTAGCTACCGAGAAGTCCCAGACTGAAGGCAAGCCTGAGAAGATCATTCCCAAGATCGTGGAAGGCCGTATGAACGCCTTCTACAAAGACAACGTGTTGCTCGAGCAGGAATACGTCAAGGACACCTCCAAGTCCGTCGGCGACCTCTTCAAGCAGGCCGGTGGCAAGCTGCTCGCCTTCGCCCGCATTGAGGTCGGCAAGGGCGACGAGAAGTGA
- the rpsB gene encoding 30S ribosomal protein S2: protein MAQITMSEMLKAGLHFGHQTRRWNPKMKQYILMERNGIHIINLFKSLDLIDKAYDFIKQTVAHNGTVLFVGTKKQAQEAIATQATRVNMPYVSERWLGGMLTNFQTVSKRVARLKELEEMDFTDVHGSGLTKKELLLLQREKNKLEKQLGGIRNMTRTPSAMFVVDINKEALAVEEAHKLSIPVVAIVDTNTDPDLVDYPIPANDDAIRGIELLTSLMADAVADGLLERSGKAEKTEDKSEQPMAAWEKDLLKDKEEKPAETATATAETSPAEAKSEETKVEEAKA from the coding sequence ATGGCTCAGATCACTATGAGCGAAATGCTGAAGGCAGGACTGCACTTCGGCCATCAGACCCGTCGCTGGAACCCCAAGATGAAGCAGTACATCTTGATGGAGCGTAACGGGATCCATATCATCAATCTCTTCAAGTCGCTCGACCTGATCGACAAGGCCTACGATTTCATCAAGCAGACCGTCGCCCACAACGGCACCGTTCTCTTCGTCGGAACGAAGAAACAGGCCCAGGAAGCCATCGCTACCCAGGCCACCCGCGTCAACATGCCTTACGTTTCTGAGCGTTGGCTCGGCGGTATGCTCACCAACTTCCAGACCGTCTCCAAGCGAGTCGCGCGCCTGAAGGAGCTGGAAGAGATGGACTTCACCGACGTTCACGGCTCCGGCCTGACCAAGAAGGAACTCCTGCTCCTGCAGCGCGAGAAGAACAAGCTCGAGAAGCAGCTTGGCGGCATCCGCAACATGACCCGCACGCCTTCGGCCATGTTCGTTGTCGACATCAACAAAGAAGCGCTGGCCGTCGAGGAAGCCCACAAGCTGAGCATCCCGGTCGTCGCTATCGTCGACACCAACACCGATCCCGACCTCGTGGATTATCCGATTCCGGCCAACGATGACGCCATCCGCGGCATCGAGCTGCTGACCAGCCTCATGGCCGACGCCGTCGCCGACGGCCTGCTCGAGCGCAGCGGCAAGGCCGAGAAGACCGAAGACAAGTCCGAGCAGCCGATGGCCGCTTGGGAGAAGGACTTGCTCAAGGACAAGGAAGAAAAGCCTGCGGAAACTGCGACGGCCACCGCCGAGACCAGCCCTGCCGAGGCCAAGTCCGAGGAGACTAAGGTCGAAGAGGCCAAGGCCTGA
- the def gene encoding peptide deformylase, whose protein sequence is MALREIRVVPDPVLRTPCEPIREITAAVRNMVQDLLDTVDDPGRAGLSANQIGISLRAFSYNIDGKLGYVLNPVIEETRGEQYGDEGCLSVPKLWYKTRRADYARVRGIDLDGKTIVVEGTGIMGRMLQHETDHLDGHIYLDRLEKEERREAMRRMREGR, encoded by the coding sequence TTGGCGTTACGAGAAATAAGGGTCGTACCCGATCCGGTGTTGAGAACCCCATGTGAACCGATTCGTGAGATTACCGCCGCCGTTCGTAACATGGTGCAGGATTTGTTGGATACGGTCGACGATCCGGGTCGCGCAGGACTTTCAGCCAACCAGATTGGCATCAGCTTGCGCGCCTTCTCCTACAATATAGACGGCAAACTCGGTTACGTCCTCAACCCGGTCATCGAAGAGACCAGAGGAGAGCAATATGGCGATGAAGGCTGCCTTTCGGTGCCCAAGCTCTGGTACAAGACCAGGCGTGCGGATTATGCCCGTGTTCGCGGTATTGACCTGGACGGCAAGACCATCGTCGTAGAAGGCACCGGCATTATGGGTCGTATGCTTCAGCACGAGACGGATCATCTCGACGGCCATATCTATCTCGACCGTCTGGAGAAGGAAGAACGCCGTGAGGCCATGCGCCGCATGCGTGAAGGCCGCTGA
- a CDS encoding AMP-dependent synthetase/ligase, giving the protein MLREFYLDPVTKTTDKDTIYSLLSNRAGKDPDGAIAEWLDEDTQQWHTVTAGEMLARVRKVAKGLIGLGTKAGSMVVIYAATSYEWGVVDFACAAIGAVSVPIYETDSPKQAKGIVDDVDPIVAFGGDAEHTQTLEEFRRDRDGLKYVFNLQEDGLEAVSDFGTSVSDEKLDEAISRVRADDMLTIVYTSGSTGAPKGVMLSHRNFVSTVFIGWAVLDDMLYQPSRLLLFLPLAHCFARYIQYVAIGAKGVVGYTPSAKHLLTDLRTFKPTYLLGVPRVFEKVYNAASQKAGAGLQGRVFNMAFDHFVKWSKDQQEGRGHSLSERLKHKFYMKTVGASVRSALGPNLKYVACGGAPMNADLAHFFNGMDGITFIQGYGMTETAAPCIVSFQDFNKVGAVGRPGTGIAVKLADDDELLINGEDVFLGYYKQPELTAEAKEPGGWVHSGDIAQIDDDGFVYITGRKKDIIITAGGKNVSPAPMEDTIGTCPIVSHAVVIGDGRPFIAALIELDPEMVRSWLANNGMDENMPMAEICKNDAVRACVQQYIDQANSSVSRAESVRKFVIVPDQFTQENGMLTPSMKVVRGEVLKHYADLINTQVYTPKTRVKPAPSAAAGFIDKTAESVRQATDAMTPKVREAYEQAKQNVGARLAEHETEHADDDPWKEAPKSEKQESDSKTEK; this is encoded by the coding sequence ATGTTGCGAGAATTCTATTTGGATCCTGTCACCAAAACTACGGACAAGGACACCATTTATTCCCTGTTGTCCAATAGAGCCGGAAAAGATCCGGACGGAGCCATAGCCGAATGGCTCGATGAAGATACCCAGCAATGGCACACCGTTACAGCCGGTGAAATGCTTGCCCGAGTACGCAAGGTCGCCAAGGGACTTATCGGTCTGGGAACCAAGGCGGGAAGCATGGTTGTCATCTATGCGGCCACCAGCTACGAATGGGGAGTGGTCGATTTCGCCTGCGCCGCCATCGGTGCGGTAAGCGTACCGATTTATGAAACGGATTCACCCAAGCAGGCCAAAGGTATTGTCGACGATGTCGACCCTATCGTCGCTTTTGGCGGGGATGCCGAACACACACAAACACTTGAGGAATTCCGTCGCGACCGTGATGGTCTCAAGTATGTGTTCAACCTGCAGGAAGACGGTCTCGAAGCCGTCTCGGATTTTGGCACTTCGGTGAGCGATGAAAAGCTCGATGAAGCTATTTCACGTGTGCGTGCCGACGACATGTTGACCATCGTGTATACATCTGGATCAACTGGAGCGCCTAAAGGCGTGATGCTCTCGCACCGCAATTTTGTTTCGACCGTTTTCATCGGTTGGGCCGTGCTTGACGATATGCTTTACCAACCGAGCCGACTGCTGCTTTTCCTTCCGTTGGCCCATTGCTTTGCCCGTTACATCCAGTATGTAGCCATCGGCGCCAAAGGCGTCGTCGGCTACACGCCGAGTGCCAAGCATTTGCTGACCGATTTGCGCACGTTCAAGCCGACTTATCTACTCGGTGTCCCTCGTGTGTTTGAAAAGGTCTACAACGCCGCTTCGCAGAAGGCCGGAGCCGGGTTGCAAGGTCGAGTCTTTAACATGGCCTTCGATCATTTCGTGAAGTGGTCCAAGGATCAGCAGGAAGGTCGTGGCCACAGCCTCTCCGAACGCTTGAAGCACAAGTTCTATATGAAGACCGTCGGTGCCTCGGTGCGCAGCGCTTTGGGGCCGAATCTTAAGTACGTGGCCTGCGGTGGCGCTCCGATGAACGCAGATCTTGCGCACTTCTTCAATGGCATGGACGGCATCACCTTCATCCAAGGTTATGGAATGACCGAAACCGCCGCGCCTTGTATCGTCAGCTTCCAGGACTTCAACAAGGTAGGTGCCGTCGGTCGTCCGGGCACAGGCATCGCGGTCAAACTGGCTGATGACGACGAGCTTTTGATTAACGGCGAAGATGTCTTCCTGGGCTACTACAAGCAGCCTGAACTCACGGCAGAAGCCAAGGAACCCGGCGGTTGGGTACATTCCGGCGACATCGCCCAGATTGACGACGACGGTTTTGTCTACATCACAGGCCGTAAGAAGGACATCATCATCACTGCGGGCGGCAAGAACGTGAGTCCGGCTCCGATGGAAGACACCATCGGAACTTGTCCCATCGTCTCCCATGCCGTGGTCATCGGCGATGGCCGACCCTTTATCGCGGCCCTTATCGAGCTCGACCCTGAAATGGTGCGTTCCTGGCTGGCCAACAACGGTATGGATGAAAACATGCCAATGGCAGAGATTTGCAAGAACGATGCCGTCCGTGCTTGCGTCCAGCAATACATCGATCAGGCGAACAGTTCGGTTTCACGCGCGGAATCCGTACGTAAGTTCGTCATTGTGCCTGATCAGTTCACCCAAGAAAACGGGATGCTCACCCCGAGCATGAAGGTCGTTCGCGGTGAGGTTTTGAAGCACTATGCCGACCTCATCAATACGCAGGTCTATACTCCTAAGACGCGAGTTAAGCCGGCCCCGTCGGCCGCTGCAGGATTCATCGACAAGACCGCCGAATCTGTGCGCCAGGCCACCGATGCCATGACGCCTAAGGTTCGTGAGGCCTATGAGCAGGCCAAGCAGAATGTCGGGGCACGTCTTGCAGAACATGAGACGGAGCACGCGGATGACGACCCCTGGAAGGAAGCCCCGAAGTCCGAAAAGCAAGAAAGTGACTCGAAAACCGAAAAATAA
- a CDS encoding Rv3235 family protein — protein MMTVQTQAQTQPMMITQRAGLPTYDGSIRIELSNRPVPYHISRCYPGALSEAECQKFSLACCRLACMSLDVVRGRTPPQSLQRTLSGPCIQRLETLSYLLENHLRTHQELKAKLCYLPAVPMLVYTTLVSPNTIEVVVSLAVGKSTYWVTLVFRRSGSRWICTTADLG, from the coding sequence ATGATGACAGTACAGACACAGGCACAGACGCAACCGATGATGATAACGCAACGTGCAGGATTGCCAACCTATGACGGGTCTATCCGTATCGAATTGTCGAACCGGCCGGTTCCGTATCATATTTCACGATGCTATCCCGGAGCACTGAGTGAAGCCGAATGCCAGAAGTTCAGTCTCGCCTGCTGCAGATTGGCTTGCATGAGCTTGGATGTTGTTCGCGGACGGACGCCTCCGCAAAGTCTTCAACGTACCCTGAGCGGCCCTTGTATTCAACGTTTGGAAACATTGTCATATCTTTTGGAGAATCATCTGCGCACTCATCAGGAGCTTAAAGCCAAGTTGTGTTATCTTCCCGCCGTGCCGATGCTGGTATACACGACATTGGTCAGTCCAAATACCATAGAGGTGGTGGTAAGCCTCGCAGTCGGAAAATCAACTTATTGGGTCACGCTGGTATTCAGACGCAGCGGTTCACGTTGGATTTGCACCACAGCCGACCTAGGCTGA
- a CDS encoding GuaB3 family IMP dehydrogenase-related protein, translating into MTQEIEIGLGKKGRLAYSLDDIAIVPSRRTRDPKDVSTAWQIDAYQFDVPVLSAPMDSVTSPATAIAMGKLGALGVLDLEGVWTRYDDPQPLLDEISQLDESSATARLQEIYAEPIKPELITRRLHEIRDAGVTVAGALSPQRTQEFYSTVVDAGVDLFVIRGTAVSAEHVSQSHEPLNLKKFIYDLDVPVIVGGAASYTAALHLMRTGAAGVLIGFGGGAVSATRATIGVHAPMATAIADVAEARRDYMDESGGRYVQIIADGGMGTSGSFVKALAMGADAVMLGAPLARANEAPGKGTHWGAEARHPSLPRGRRTKVGTVAPLEQILFGPSHNADGTVNFIGALRRAMASTGYVDLKNFQHCDVAVTLSHLG; encoded by the coding sequence ATGACTCAGGAAATTGAAATCGGTTTGGGCAAAAAGGGCCGTCTGGCCTATTCCTTGGACGATATCGCCATCGTCCCTTCCCGCAGGACTCGCGATCCGAAGGACGTGTCGACTGCTTGGCAGATTGACGCCTATCAGTTCGATGTTCCGGTGCTTTCGGCTCCGATGGATTCGGTGACCAGCCCCGCGACGGCGATTGCCATGGGCAAACTCGGCGCGCTTGGTGTGCTCGACCTTGAAGGAGTGTGGACTCGTTATGATGACCCGCAGCCACTGCTCGACGAGATCAGCCAGCTTGATGAGAGCAGTGCCACTGCGCGTCTGCAGGAAATCTATGCGGAACCAATCAAGCCGGAATTGATTACCCGCCGTCTGCATGAAATTCGTGATGCCGGCGTCACGGTCGCCGGCGCGCTTTCGCCCCAGCGCACGCAGGAATTCTATTCGACGGTCGTTGATGCAGGTGTTGATCTCTTCGTCATTCGCGGCACCGCAGTTTCCGCCGAGCATGTTTCGCAAAGCCATGAGCCACTGAACCTGAAGAAATTCATCTATGACCTTGACGTTCCGGTCATCGTCGGGGGAGCGGCCAGCTACACCGCCGCCCTTCACCTGATGCGTACCGGTGCCGCAGGCGTTCTCATCGGCTTCGGCGGCGGTGCGGTTTCCGCTACCCGTGCCACCATCGGCGTCCACGCGCCTATGGCAACGGCCATCGCCGATGTGGCAGAAGCTCGTCGTGACTATATGGATGAATCTGGCGGCCGTTACGTCCAGATTATTGCTGACGGCGGCATGGGCACTTCAGGTTCGTTCGTGAAGGCTTTGGCGATGGGCGCCGACGCCGTCATGCTCGGAGCTCCTCTTGCCCGCGCCAACGAGGCTCCTGGCAAGGGCACGCACTGGGGTGCTGAGGCCCGTCATCCTTCACTTCCACGTGGCAGGCGCACCAAAGTAGGTACGGTGGCCCCGTTGGAGCAGATTCTTTTCGGGCCAAGTCATAATGCTGACGGAACGGTGAACTTCATTGGCGCGCTGCGCCGTGCGATGGCTTCCACCGGTTATGTCGACCTCAAGAACTTCCAGCACTGCGACGTTGCGGTCACGCTCTCGCATCTAGGCTGA